The Nitrospirales bacterium genome includes a window with the following:
- the mtnP gene encoding S-methyl-5'-thioadenosine phosphorylase, with the protein MPTKLQADIGIIGGSGLYQMEGLEQVQEVRPQTPFGRISDRIVLGNIAGKRLAFLARHGKGHTISPSQINYRANIYALKSLGVSQVFSVSAVGSMKETIKPGDFVLPDQFIDRTTQRSHTFFDQGLVAHVSLADPICSALSSTLQKASQEVGQIVHRGGTYLCIEGPQFSTKAESRLYRQWGVDIIGMTNIPEAKLAREAELCYATLALVTDFDCWHETEEAVSVGAILNIMKKNVKIAQAVLKASLRLAPENPQCSCQTALEHALVTPPEAITAAAKKRVHVFFSRQWGKPQTPKR; encoded by the coding sequence ATGCCTACGAAACTTCAGGCCGACATCGGGATCATCGGCGGTAGTGGGTTGTATCAGATGGAAGGTCTGGAACAAGTTCAAGAAGTCAGACCTCAGACGCCGTTCGGGCGAATCTCTGACCGGATCGTCCTTGGCAACATCGCAGGGAAGCGCCTTGCCTTTTTGGCTCGCCATGGGAAGGGCCATACCATCTCACCTTCTCAAATCAATTATCGCGCCAACATCTATGCACTGAAATCGCTGGGTGTCTCGCAAGTGTTTTCGGTGAGCGCCGTGGGCAGTATGAAAGAAACTATTAAGCCTGGAGACTTCGTTCTCCCTGATCAATTCATCGACAGGACAACCCAACGATCACACACGTTTTTTGATCAAGGTCTGGTAGCTCATGTGTCCTTAGCCGACCCGATTTGTTCCGCGCTGTCCTCAACCCTCCAAAAAGCCAGTCAAGAAGTGGGCCAGATTGTTCACCGAGGTGGGACGTACCTGTGCATCGAAGGCCCCCAATTTTCGACAAAAGCCGAATCCAGACTTTATCGGCAATGGGGAGTTGATATCATCGGGATGACCAATATTCCCGAAGCCAAACTCGCTCGAGAAGCCGAACTGTGTTATGCCACGCTGGCCCTCGTGACAGACTTCGATTGCTGGCATGAGACTGAAGAGGCGGTATCGGTCGGTGCGATTCTCAACATCATGAAGAAGAATGTGAAAATCGCTCAAGCCGTACTTAAAGCGTCGCTGCGCCTGGCGCCTGAAAATCCACAGTGCTCCTGTCAGACAGCCTTGGAGCATGCCCTCGTCACCCCACCTGAAGCCATCACGGCAGCGGCAAAAAAACGCGTTCATGTATTCTTTTCACGGCAATGGGGAAAACCCCAAACACCAAAAAGGTAA
- a CDS encoding DUF4115 domain-containing protein, producing the protein MTDRPSDTTMPTLESIGPYLKKIRETQGLSLDQVASLTRIQPKFLQALEDEDFEALPEQVFARGFVRTYAKSLNISEEDALRRFSESSHEFYHRGQQAQQQIQLQIQEEQRGKLNRNVVIIVTIIIIVALGFLLPKEQQSSPTPAPADQASVPSNRQPKDPVSPVSQAARIEPESKASKNSSTQVKEEVSPVAEPPKPRVSAALPPPPPPPVPEQPKLVQPASTEPIRLEIEATQLTWVVVQSDDASPKEALLQPGQRATWEARQQFTLTLGNAAGATVRLNGEPRGPFGKPGEVVREVVLTP; encoded by the coding sequence ATGACTGATCGGCCAAGCGACACAACGATGCCCACGCTCGAGTCCATCGGGCCATACCTCAAAAAGATCCGGGAAACCCAAGGCCTTAGCCTGGATCAGGTAGCCTCTCTGACACGGATCCAACCGAAATTTCTTCAAGCGCTGGAAGATGAGGACTTCGAAGCACTTCCGGAACAAGTCTTTGCCCGTGGATTCGTCCGTACATATGCGAAATCACTCAACATTAGCGAAGAAGACGCCCTTCGCCGCTTTTCGGAAAGTTCCCATGAGTTCTATCATCGTGGACAACAGGCTCAACAGCAAATCCAACTTCAAATTCAGGAAGAACAGCGCGGCAAACTCAATCGCAATGTGGTGATCATCGTCACGATCATTATCATTGTGGCCTTAGGTTTCCTCTTGCCCAAAGAACAGCAAAGCTCGCCGACGCCTGCTCCTGCAGATCAAGCAAGCGTCCCCTCCAATCGTCAACCCAAGGACCCGGTCTCGCCTGTCTCCCAAGCGGCTCGCATTGAACCAGAATCAAAAGCATCCAAAAATTCATCAACACAAGTGAAGGAAGAAGTTTCCCCGGTCGCTGAACCGCCAAAGCCACGAGTATCTGCGGCTCTTCCTCCTCCGCCACCGCCTCCGGTACCTGAACAGCCAAAACTCGTGCAACCGGCTTCGACGGAGCCCATTCGCCTTGAGATAGAAGCGACGCAACTGACGTGGGTCGTCGTCCAATCGGATGACGCGAGTCCCAAAGAAGCGCTCCTCCAACCCGGACAACGCGCGACCTGGGAGGCTCGACAACAATTCACGCTGACGTTGGGAAACGCGGCTGGAGCGACCGTTCGATTGAATGGAGAACCCCGAGGGCCTTTCGGTAAACCTGGCGAAGTCGTTAGAGAAGTCGTCTTAACTCCCTAG
- a CDS encoding c-type cytochrome, with protein MECKYLLTLVLFNVKEVFMKLFLRATAFLTAAVFLSAGMAIAGAEKDPLKPRVPADQRGEAKKMKTDLYKKADKASPEIIAEGKKIFEGKGTCVNCHGKSGKGDGPAGAVLNPGPRDFTNCKFHKKRKDGEMFWIIKHGSPGTGMVSLNPSAINDEETWKVIAYERSFCKK; from the coding sequence GTGGAATGCAAATATTTGCTAACGCTTGTTCTTTTTAATGTTAAGGAGGTCTTCATGAAGCTCTTTTTGCGTGCGACTGCGTTTTTGACTGCTGCAGTATTTCTTTCAGCCGGAATGGCCATCGCTGGTGCAGAGAAGGACCCGCTCAAACCCCGAGTCCCTGCGGATCAACGGGGCGAGGCCAAGAAGATGAAAACGGATTTGTACAAGAAAGCTGACAAAGCATCCCCTGAGATTATTGCTGAAGGAAAGAAAATCTTCGAAGGCAAAGGTACTTGCGTGAACTGTCATGGTAAGTCAGGAAAAGGCGATGGTCCTGCCGGAGCGGTCTTAAACCCTGGACCACGTGACTTCACGAACTGCAAGTTCCACAAGAAGAGAAAAGACGGCGAAATGTTCTGGATCATCAAACATGGTAGCCCAGGAACCGGAATGGTCTCCTTGAACCCAAGTGCGATCAACGATGAAGAAACCTGGAAAGTCATCGCCTACGAAAGAAGCTTCTGCAAGAAGTAA
- the miaA gene encoding tRNA (adenosine(37)-N6)-dimethylallyltransferase MiaA — MIVLMGPTAIGKSRVAIEIAKELETEILTADSRQVYRGMDIGTDKPTLQERQGIPHRLIDLVNPDQHFSVGDYRQHARHMIEGLHKHGKIPLVAGGTGLYIRTLLHGLWTGPPANWDLRKQLDLQAREKGAAYVHRQLSQVDPALARRLHPNDYVKVQRGLEVYHALGIPLSDAHQQHNFQEAPYHALVIGLRMEREHLYQRIDDRVEREIEKGLIDETQRLLAEGYHRHLSSMTSLGYKQMAGYLMGEYSYEEAVRILKRDTRHFAKRQITWFRKEPSVQWLNVAAHESATDVASRALEVIQGFLTHLHDNAPQNLEAVPSHTHS, encoded by the coding sequence GTGATCGTACTCATGGGCCCCACGGCAATCGGCAAAAGCCGGGTAGCCATAGAAATCGCCAAAGAACTAGAAACGGAAATCCTGACCGCAGATTCCCGCCAAGTCTATCGAGGCATGGACATAGGAACGGATAAGCCCACGCTTCAAGAACGACAGGGCATTCCGCATCGATTGATTGATTTAGTCAACCCGGATCAACACTTTTCCGTCGGTGATTACCGGCAGCATGCGAGACATATGATTGAGGGTCTTCATAAACATGGGAAGATTCCATTGGTCGCTGGAGGAACAGGGCTGTATATTCGCACGTTGCTGCATGGTCTTTGGACAGGGCCACCAGCGAACTGGGATTTACGGAAACAGCTGGATCTCCAAGCCCGTGAGAAAGGAGCTGCCTATGTCCATAGGCAACTTTCCCAGGTCGACCCAGCCTTGGCCCGGCGATTACATCCGAATGATTATGTGAAAGTCCAACGTGGGCTGGAAGTGTACCACGCTCTCGGTATACCGCTTTCTGACGCTCATCAACAGCATAATTTCCAGGAGGCCCCGTATCATGCTCTCGTCATCGGATTGCGGATGGAGCGCGAACATCTGTACCAACGCATCGACGACCGAGTTGAACGGGAAATCGAGAAAGGCTTGATCGACGAAACACAACGGTTACTCGCCGAGGGGTATCATCGACATCTCAGTTCCATGACGAGCCTTGGGTATAAACAGATGGCCGGATACCTCATGGGGGAGTATTCCTACGAAGAAGCGGTCCGGATATTAAAACGGGATACCCGGCACTTTGCAAAACGTCAGATAACCTGGTTCCGGAAAGAACCGTCCGTGCAGTGGTTGAACGTCGCTGCGCACGAATCAGCGACCGACGTAGCGAGTCGAGCCCTGGAGGTGATTCAAGGATTCCTGACTCACCTTCACGACAACGCGCCTCAAAACCTTGAGGCTGTGCCGTCACACACACATTCATGA
- the mutL gene encoding DNA mismatch repair endonuclease MutL, producing the protein MNANSSPKIQILPETVSSRIAAGEVVERPSAVVKELIDNSLDAGSTMLTITIKEGGRKLIRVTDNGLGMCPDDAQLACQRFATSKIRDESDLQNIQTLGFRGEALPSIASVSKFRLLTQSSDFTVGTELYSEGGETWSSRESPAPQGTQVDVQDLFFNTPARLKFLKSVGTEFSKICLAVQQAALVHHAVHFRLLHNDHSVFDYPNTQTAADRLVQVYGTRLIDRMLPLDFDQAGIHVTGLTVSPYHTRSSRTPQDIFVNRRAVKNTTITHAAYEAYGSFLPKGQHPVFALFLNISPAAIDVNVHPAKREVRFSQADVVHSVIKAAIRQPLKAQTRENIGVTLAEGHPGPAVSAETHGVMQSSYRQSDRPFDKNMSTSLFMPHTLETATEAGRDPLLATSQETRPTYSLMSDERQIVSLGQVRQTFLIAQVNGELQIVDQHTAHERVLFERLWRAWQRQKIETQPLLIPEPIDLPAHQCDLLAEYVPELAKLGLEIEPFGGRSFVIRAVPSVLGTMPYSALIQDVLDDLAEWKSHDSLDAKVRPVFASMACQSAVQAGRPMNEPEITRLLTDWAEEGNPMTCPHGRRVALRFSPQELDKIFGRA; encoded by the coding sequence GTGAACGCCAACTCTTCTCCTAAAATTCAGATCCTGCCCGAAACCGTATCAAGTCGTATTGCCGCAGGAGAAGTCGTCGAACGCCCTTCGGCAGTCGTCAAGGAACTCATCGATAATAGTCTGGACGCTGGCAGCACCATGCTGACGATTACGATCAAAGAAGGGGGACGAAAACTCATTCGGGTTACCGATAACGGACTAGGCATGTGCCCCGATGATGCCCAACTGGCATGCCAGCGGTTCGCCACCAGCAAGATTCGCGATGAATCCGATTTACAGAACATCCAAACCCTGGGATTTCGAGGAGAGGCGCTTCCGAGTATTGCGTCTGTTTCGAAGTTTCGTCTTCTCACGCAGTCATCTGATTTCACAGTGGGGACAGAATTGTATTCTGAAGGAGGAGAAACATGGTCCTCTCGAGAAAGTCCCGCCCCACAAGGCACTCAAGTCGACGTCCAGGATTTGTTCTTTAATACACCCGCACGGTTAAAATTTCTAAAATCCGTGGGAACAGAATTCTCCAAAATTTGCTTAGCTGTTCAACAGGCTGCCCTAGTACATCACGCAGTCCACTTTCGATTGCTCCATAACGATCACTCGGTCTTTGATTATCCCAATACACAGACGGCGGCAGATCGCCTCGTGCAAGTCTACGGCACCCGCTTGATTGACCGAATGCTTCCACTCGACTTTGATCAGGCAGGCATTCATGTCACTGGCCTCACGGTCAGTCCGTACCATACTCGATCCAGCCGAACCCCCCAAGACATTTTCGTCAACCGAAGGGCAGTGAAGAATACGACGATCACCCATGCCGCCTACGAAGCCTATGGTTCGTTTTTACCCAAAGGGCAACATCCGGTCTTCGCACTCTTCCTGAATATATCTCCTGCCGCGATCGACGTGAATGTCCATCCGGCCAAGCGAGAAGTTCGTTTCTCCCAAGCGGACGTGGTCCATTCCGTCATCAAGGCCGCGATCCGACAACCACTCAAAGCCCAAACGAGAGAGAATATTGGCGTAACGCTAGCCGAGGGACACCCGGGGCCAGCCGTATCGGCGGAAACCCATGGGGTTATGCAGTCTTCTTATCGTCAATCAGATCGTCCTTTTGACAAAAACATGTCCACATCCCTTTTCATGCCCCATACACTTGAAACCGCCACAGAAGCCGGGAGAGATCCCTTACTTGCGACGTCGCAAGAAACTCGTCCCACCTATTCCCTCATGTCCGATGAACGACAAATTGTTTCACTCGGACAGGTGCGTCAAACTTTCCTGATCGCCCAAGTGAATGGAGAATTACAAATCGTTGATCAGCACACGGCACATGAACGAGTGCTGTTTGAACGTTTATGGAGAGCCTGGCAACGACAGAAGATCGAGACTCAACCGCTGTTGATCCCTGAACCCATCGATCTTCCCGCCCATCAATGCGACCTTCTGGCTGAATATGTCCCAGAACTGGCCAAGCTTGGATTGGAAATCGAACCGTTCGGAGGACGCTCCTTCGTCATTCGCGCGGTTCCATCGGTTTTAGGAACAATGCCGTATAGCGCGCTGATCCAAGATGTCCTGGATGACCTCGCAGAATGGAAGTCCCACGATTCGCTCGACGCCAAAGTTCGCCCCGTGTTCGCCTCGATGGCCTGCCAAAGCGCCGTCCAAGCTGGACGCCCCATGAATGAACCGGAAATCACGCGATTACTGACCGATTGGGCTGAAGAAGGAAATCCGATGACCTGCCCCCATGGCCGGCGAGTCGCGCTACGATTTTCTCCACAGGAACTGGATAAAATTTTCGGCCGTGCATGA
- a CDS encoding c-type cytochrome: MEKSLLEQGQKIYQRICVNCHGETGKGDGVSAGFLPVLPRDFTNCRFQRKRTDGELFYVIKFGSWPMPPMVPSISENEAWIVIPYIRTFCKN; encoded by the coding sequence GTGGAAAAATCGCTACTCGAGCAAGGGCAAAAGATTTATCAACGTATTTGTGTGAATTGCCATGGGGAAACCGGAAAAGGCGACGGCGTTTCAGCAGGCTTTCTCCCGGTTTTGCCTCGAGACTTTACGAATTGTCGGTTTCAACGAAAGCGGACGGATGGGGAATTATTCTATGTCATCAAATTTGGCAGCTGGCCAATGCCTCCCATGGTCCCCTCGATTTCTGAGAATGAAGCATGGATCGTCATTCCCTATATCCGGACTTTTTGCAAGAATTAA
- a CDS encoding HEAT repeat domain-containing protein — MSDETKDSQEEPQEIETSAESTEVSDEFVDEVADAVTAEDQTDPVEASAEEEGTEEEGEEELEEEKVKDEIDIQVDLLQDTDWVVRQEAVITLGEMGDERCIEPLVRCLRDGDWQVREAAVEALAMIGSPAVELLLRYLRDWDSRKYAIKTLGKINDERVLDPLMSMLKNDEFKDDATRALSELGQPAVERLISALDDKDEFVRKQSILALGEIKDPAAVEPLIEKLKDEDWWIRLTSAAALEKIGDPRGRDAIKPLLKDPDIVVQMRIERMLSAWKKQPVSAA, encoded by the coding sequence ATGAGCGATGAAACCAAAGACTCCCAAGAAGAACCACAAGAGATAGAGACTTCCGCAGAGTCCACAGAAGTCAGCGATGAATTCGTGGATGAAGTCGCCGACGCAGTGACGGCAGAAGATCAGACTGACCCCGTCGAGGCCAGTGCGGAAGAAGAAGGGACCGAGGAGGAAGGCGAAGAAGAACTCGAAGAAGAGAAAGTCAAAGATGAAATCGACATCCAGGTTGATTTGTTACAGGATACAGACTGGGTCGTTCGGCAAGAAGCCGTCATTACTCTCGGAGAAATGGGAGACGAGCGATGTATTGAACCGCTCGTTCGCTGCTTGCGCGATGGCGATTGGCAGGTCAGAGAAGCGGCGGTTGAAGCCCTTGCCATGATCGGATCGCCTGCCGTCGAGCTCTTATTGAGATATCTACGGGATTGGGATTCCAGAAAGTACGCCATTAAAACACTGGGGAAAATTAATGATGAGCGGGTCCTCGACCCACTCATGTCTATGCTGAAGAATGATGAATTTAAAGACGACGCGACGAGGGCACTATCCGAACTCGGCCAGCCAGCCGTCGAACGATTAATTTCAGCCCTGGATGACAAAGACGAATTTGTTCGAAAGCAATCCATCCTGGCGTTAGGAGAAATTAAAGATCCTGCTGCGGTTGAACCGTTGATTGAAAAACTGAAGGATGAAGATTGGTGGATTCGGTTAACATCGGCCGCCGCCTTAGAAAAAATCGGTGACCCCAGGGGACGGGATGCGATTAAACCGCTACTCAAAGATCCCGATATTGTCGTGCAAATGCGCATTGAACGCATGCTCAGCGCCTGGAAAAAACAGCCCGTGAGTGCAGCTTAG
- a CDS encoding PfkB family carbohydrate kinase, whose product MGKLLVVGSMAFDTVRTPFGEANDVLGGSATYFSTSASFFTEVDLIAVVGEDFPEEHLAFLRSRGVNLDGLERRDGRTFRWKGEYTYQLNEAHTLETHLNVLETFRPKIPEQYRNPDMLFLGNIDPELQMDVLQKVTRPSVVACDTMNFWIDGKREALWQVLEKIDILIINDGEARALGEDPNLVQVAKRILAKGPKHLIIKRGEYGVLMFTGDQVFGAPAFPLEQVKDPTGAGDTFAGGFMGHLASTGDMTDEGLRRAIIFGSVMASFNVEAFSLDRLRDLDRKEIDDRFREFKRLTHFDDLS is encoded by the coding sequence ATGGGAAAACTATTAGTAGTCGGTTCAATGGCATTTGATACGGTACGGACCCCATTTGGAGAGGCCAATGACGTACTGGGAGGGTCTGCGACATATTTCTCCACGTCCGCCAGCTTTTTCACAGAGGTCGATCTGATCGCCGTGGTTGGTGAAGATTTTCCTGAAGAGCATCTTGCCTTTCTTCGGAGTCGGGGGGTGAATTTGGATGGACTTGAAAGACGTGACGGACGAACATTCAGATGGAAAGGCGAATATACATATCAACTGAATGAGGCCCATACCCTCGAAACGCACCTCAACGTCCTCGAGACGTTTCGACCGAAGATTCCAGAACAATACCGTAATCCTGATATGCTGTTCCTCGGAAATATAGATCCAGAGCTCCAGATGGATGTCCTGCAAAAAGTCACGCGTCCATCAGTCGTCGCCTGCGATACCATGAATTTCTGGATCGACGGAAAACGTGAAGCTCTCTGGCAAGTTTTGGAAAAGATTGATATCCTAATCATCAATGATGGCGAGGCACGTGCGCTGGGCGAAGACCCGAACCTGGTGCAAGTGGCTAAACGAATCCTGGCCAAAGGCCCCAAACACTTGATCATTAAACGAGGGGAATATGGAGTCCTCATGTTCACCGGGGATCAAGTGTTCGGTGCGCCGGCTTTTCCCTTAGAACAGGTGAAAGACCCCACGGGAGCGGGCGACACATTCGCCGGAGGTTTCATGGGACACCTAGCCTCGACGGGAGATATGACCGATGAGGGACTCCGGCGAGCCATCATTTTTGGGAGCGTCATGGCTTCATTTAATGTCGAAGCCTTCAGCTTGGATCGCCTGCGTGACCTGGATCGTAAAGAAATTGATGATCGCTTTCGAGAGTTTAAACGGCTCACACATTTCGATGATCTTTCGTAA